A genomic stretch from Streptosporangiales bacterium includes:
- the merA gene encoding mercury(II) reductase, which translates to MSDERYDLAIVGSGGAAFAAAIAARERDLAVVMVESGTIGGTCVNTGCVPSKAMLAAAEARHVAASQRFPGVPTQAGRVDLAALVGAKQDLVEAMRAEKYVDLAAEYGWRVVHGFARFAGEADAPVLDVDTADGPVRIDAAQYLVANGATPSAPPVDGLAATGYLTSTTALELTALPASMVVVGGNAVGLELAQLFARLGVDVTVLEALDRLAPFDEPEVSHALADAFVADGISVVTDAMVTSVRRTAAGYVVTVDAEDHGGVELVAEQLVVATGRRPATEHLGLDGVGVKTDERGAVVVDECQRTANPRIWAAGDVTGGPQFVYVAAGQGTAAVDNAFADARRTLHYASLPRVTFTSPAIAAVGLTAAEAAAHGLDVDSRVLPLDRVPRAIVDGDTRGLVKIVADRATGRVVGVSMLAHGAGDAILAAVYAVKAGMTVQQVADTWAPYLTAAEALKLAAQTFTRDVSKLSCCAS; encoded by the coding sequence ATGAGCGATGAGCGGTACGACCTGGCGATCGTGGGATCCGGCGGTGCGGCGTTCGCCGCGGCGATCGCGGCGCGCGAGCGTGACCTCGCCGTGGTGATGGTCGAGTCAGGGACGATCGGCGGTACCTGCGTGAACACCGGGTGCGTGCCGAGCAAGGCCATGCTCGCGGCGGCCGAGGCCCGCCACGTAGCGGCGAGCCAGCGGTTCCCCGGTGTGCCGACCCAGGCGGGCCGGGTCGACCTCGCCGCGTTGGTGGGCGCGAAGCAGGACCTGGTCGAGGCGATGCGGGCGGAGAAGTACGTTGATCTCGCGGCCGAGTACGGCTGGAGGGTCGTGCACGGCTTCGCGCGGTTCGCCGGCGAGGCCGACGCGCCGGTGCTGGACGTGGACACCGCCGATGGACCGGTGCGGATCGACGCGGCGCAGTACCTCGTCGCGAACGGCGCGACGCCGTCCGCGCCACCGGTGGACGGCCTGGCTGCCACCGGCTACCTGACTTCTACCACTGCGCTTGAGCTCACCGCGTTGCCGGCGTCGATGGTCGTGGTGGGTGGCAACGCCGTCGGGTTGGAGCTCGCGCAGCTGTTCGCCCGCCTCGGCGTCGACGTCACCGTCCTCGAGGCGCTCGACCGGCTCGCGCCGTTCGACGAGCCGGAGGTTTCCCATGCCCTGGCGGACGCGTTCGTAGCCGACGGCATCTCGGTCGTTACGGACGCCATGGTGACGTCGGTGCGGCGCACGGCGGCGGGCTACGTCGTAACCGTCGACGCCGAGGACCACGGTGGCGTGGAGCTGGTGGCCGAGCAGCTGGTGGTCGCGACGGGACGTCGCCCGGCCACGGAGCACCTTGGTCTCGACGGTGTCGGTGTGAAGACCGACGAGCGCGGGGCGGTGGTCGTTGACGAGTGCCAGCGCACCGCCAACCCGCGGATCTGGGCCGCGGGTGACGTGACCGGCGGTCCTCAGTTCGTCTACGTCGCCGCCGGGCAGGGGACAGCGGCGGTTGACAACGCGTTCGCCGACGCGCGGCGCACACTCCACTACGCGAGCCTGCCCAGGGTGACGTTCACCTCGCCTGCGATCGCCGCGGTCGGGCTGACGGCGGCCGAGGCGGCCGCGCACGGGCTGGACGTCGACAGCCGGGTGCTCCCGCTCGACCGGGTTCCCCGCGCGATCGTCGATGGCGACACCCGAGGTCTGGTGAAGATCGTCGCGGACCGGGCGACGGGCCGGGTGGTCGGTGTGTCCATGCTCGCGCATGGTGCCGGCGACGCCATCCTCGCCGCCGTGTACGCCGTCAAGGCCGGCATGACCGTGCAGCAGGTCGCCGACACCTGGGCGCCGTACCTCACCGCGGCCGAGGCGCTCAAGCTCGCCGCGCAGACGTTCACTCGTGACGTCAGCAAGCTCTCGTGCTGCGCCTCGTGA